One region of Nycticebus coucang isolate mNycCou1 chromosome 10, mNycCou1.pri, whole genome shotgun sequence genomic DNA includes:
- the LOC128596338 gene encoding neuroblastoma breakpoint family member 6-like protein, which produces MAGPAPTACRQKAEVTAGDQIKELRAQLAERRQQVLDLRERLTISESTTFSLANELQRYKCQKFKGILEAVLGEKVDVEEEKQAEDSALTAQLREAQKIIERQAQELAQLRQKLEKSREVSFVIKTLLCEDDPENNQGQGLHCLLAAGRRLAERLAGLLSPENCEEEEDKKEEESPAPRLNMEAQEEEEMSGVLQDSPDEGHQASASHQHLDDTHQPACTSASLCKEQDVSCSLDAAKTHSDEKGEEEEDLIVASLSRDMEDLGPILQTSLGEQPVTVSSGCNLSGPCHPLNTAALMPDEGEVGSPLGPASESFSLVAVDTCGDVSQQAPSMGG; this is translated from the exons ATGGCCGGACCTGCCCCCACTGCCTGCAGGCAGAAGGCAGAGGTCACCGCTGGGGACCAAATAAAGGAGCTGCGGGCCCAGCTGGCCGAGCGAAGACAGCAGGTGCTAGACCTCAGGGAGCGGCTGACCATCTCGGAGTCCACTACCTTCTCCCTGGCCAACGAGCTACAGCGATACA AATGCCAAAAATTCAAGGGTATTCTTGAAGCTGTGCTCGGGGAGAAGGTAGATGTTGAAGAGGAAAAGCAGGCTGAGGACTCAGCTCTCACTGCCCAGCTCAG GGAAGCTCAAAAGATCATTGAGCGTCAGGCCCAAGAGCTGGCCCAGCTGAGGCAGAAACTAGAGAAGAGCAGAGAGGTGTCCTTTGTAATCAAGACCCTCCTCTGTGAAGATGACCCTGAGAACAACCAGGGGCAGGGCCTTCATTGTCTGCTGGCTGCGGGGCGCAGGCTGGCCGAACGCCTTGCCGGCTTGCTCAGCCCAG AGAActgtgaagaggaggaggacaagaaggaagaagagtCCCCAGCCCCCAG GCTGAACATGgaggcccaggaggaggaggaaatgagtGGAGTCCTACAGGACTCACCGGATGAAGGACACCAGGCTTCTGCCAGTCATCAGCACCTGGATGACACCCACCAGCCTGCCTGCACGAGTGCATCCCTCTGTAAGGAGCAGGACGTCTCCTGTTCTCTGGATGCAGCTA AAACTCACAGTGATGAGAAgggtgaggaagaagaagatcTGATTGTGGCCAG TCTCAGCAGGGACATGGAGGACCTAGGTCCCATCCTGCAAACCTCACTGGGTGAGCAGCCTGTGACTGTCTCCAGTGGCTGCAATTTGTCTGGTCCTTGCCACCCTCTCAACACTGCTGCCCTCATGCCAGACGAGGGGGAGGTCGGCTCTCCCCTGGGTCCAGCCAGCGAGTCCTTCTCACTAGTAG CTGTGGACACATGTGGTGATGTGTCACAGCAGGCACCATCCATGGGGGGCTGA